The following proteins are co-located in the Spea bombifrons isolate aSpeBom1 chromosome 3, aSpeBom1.2.pri, whole genome shotgun sequence genome:
- the LOC128484058 gene encoding sperm acrosome membrane-associated protein 6-like, protein MKQMIRHEMPALYFGCGRGCVSLWLIVMCLAPSLSRCCYTCFTTPQDQVDVCTFISERTSWKVKQCQDKVKGFFQNASEILIPYSQKDKVKELLQGYTKSIKKEDSDNWFISLERLATEYTARIKDMAAKHKPDACKPPCGLQKAAQVFSCKECLDVECDLPVDCPLEDVHIREPARTSVDCNTAFTIPEDISVTWKFAERVRTKDLSYFKNIHTGEDLTLLIQPTRAYHQGTYACEITDEDDDVIAIKFFFVNVSRIEYTADSHLGEIFDAVVRSPVSLDIALPAPPAPPSRFSDSIMKTIFGSEKSLSSKATIYLTVAFALVVLLVILACGAVCYYANDVDFSSMEDRMRGIP, encoded by the coding sequence ATGAAGCAAATGATCAGGCACGAGATGCCAGCTCTTTATTTTGGATGCGGACGCGGCTGCGTCTCGCTGTGGCTCATAGTCATGTGCTTAGCGCCATCACTGAGTCGCTGTTGCTACACGTGTTTCACCACGCCACAAGATCAGGTAGATGTCTGCACCTTCATCAGTGAGAGGACATCATGGAAGGTTAAACAGTGTCAAGACAAAGTGAAGGGCTTTTTCCAGAATGCCAGTGAGATCCTGATCCCATACTCCCAAAAAGACAAAGTGAAGGAACTTCTTCAAGGCTATACCAAGAGCATCAAGAAGGAGGACTCTGATAATTGGTTTATAAGCCTTGAACGTCTTGCCACGGAGTACACGGCACGGATAAAGGACATGGCAGCAAAGCACAAACCCGATGCGTGCAAGCCTCCTTGTGGGTTGCAGAAAGCGGCTCAAGTGTTCAGCTGCAAGGAGTGTCTGGACGTGGAGTGCGACCTCCCTGTGGATTGTCCCCTTGAAGACGTCCACATCAGAGAACCGGCAAGGACATCCGTCGACTGCAACACCGCGTTTACCATCCCGGAGGATATTTCGGTGACGTGGAAATTTGCAGAAAGAGTCCGGACAAAAGACCTCTCCTACTTTAAGAACATTCATACTGGAGAAGACCTGACTCTTTTGATTCAGCCGACGAGGGCCTACCACCAGGGCACCTACGCCTGTGAAATCACAGACGAGGACGATGATGTCATTGCCATAAAATTCTTTTTTGTAAACGTATCCCGGATCGAGTACACGGCAGACAGCCATCTGGGAGAAATATTTGACGCCGTTGTGAGGTCACCTGTGTCGCTGGATATAGCGCTTCCTGCCCCTCCTGCCCCTCCATCGCGTTTCTCCGATTCCATCATGAAGACCATCTTTGGGTCGGAGAAATCACTGAGCAGTAAAGCCACTATTTACCTGACCGTGGCCTTTGCGCTTGTCGTCCTGCTGGTCATCCTGGCATGCGGAGCCGTCTGCTACTATGCCAATGACGTGGACTTCTCATCGATGGAAGACAGGATGAGGGGAATTCCGTAA
- the LOC128484057 gene encoding sperm acrosome membrane-associated protein 6-like, with protein sequence MKQMIRHEMPALYFGCGRGCVSLWLIVMCLAPSLSRCCYTCFTTPQDQVDVCTFISERTSWKVKQCQDKVKGFFQNASEILIPYSQKDKVKELLQGYTKSIKKEDSDNWFISLERLATEYTARIKDMAAKHKPDACKPPCGLQKAAQVFSCKECLDVECDLPVDCPLEDVHIREPARTSVDCNTAFTIPEDISVTWKFAERVRTKDLSYFKNIHTGEDLTLLIQPTRAYHQGTYACEITDEDDDVIAIKFFFVNVSRIEYTADSQLGEIFDAVVRSPVSLDIALPAPPAPPSRFSDSIMKTIFGSEKSLSSKATIYLTVAFALVVLLVILACGAVCYYANDVDFSSMEDRMRGIP encoded by the coding sequence ATGAAGCAAATGATCAGGCACGAGATGCCAGCTCTTTATTTTGGATGCGGACGCGGCTGCGTCTCGCTGTGGCTCATAGTCATGTGCTTAGCGCCATCACTGAGTCGCTGTTGCTACACGTGTTTCACCACGCCACAAGATCAGGTAGATGTCTGCACCTTCATCAGTGAGAGGACATCATGGAAGGTTAAACAGTGTCAAGACAAAGTGAAGGGCTTTTTCCAGAATGCCAGTGAGATCCTGATCCCATACTCCCAAAAAGACAAAGTGAAGGAACTTCTTCAAGGCTATACCAAGAGCATCAAGAAGGAGGACTCTGATAATTGGTTTATAAGCCTTGAACGTCTTGCCACGGAGTACACGGCACGGATAAAGGACATGGCAGCAAAGCACAAACCCGATGCGTGCAAGCCTCCTTGTGGGTTGCAGAAAGCGGCTCAAGTGTTCAGCTGCAAGGAGTGTCTGGACGTGGAGTGCGACCTCCCTGTGGATTGTCCCCTTGAAGACGTCCACATCAGAGAACCGGCAAGGACATCCGTCGACTGCAACACCGCGTTTACCATCCCGGAGGATATTTCGGTGACGTGGAAATTTGCAGAAAGAGTCCGGACAAAAGACCTCTCCTACTTTAAGAACATTCATACTGGAGAAGACCTGACTCTTTTGATTCAGCCGACGAGGGCCTACCACCAGGGCACCTACGCCTGTGAAATCACAGACGAGGACGATGATGTCATTGCCATAAAATTCTTTTTTGTAAACGTATCCCGGATCGAGTACACGGCAGACAGCCAGCTGGGAGAAATATTTGACGCCGTTGTGAGGTCACCTGTGTCGCTGGATATAGCGCTTCCTGCCCCTCCTGCCCCTCCATCGCGTTTCTCCGATTCCATCATGAAGACCATCTTTGGGTCGGAGAAATCACTGAGCAGTAAAGCCACTATTTACCTGACCGTGGCCTTTGCGCTTGTCGTCCTGCTGGTCATCCTGGCATGCGGAGCCGTCTGCTACTATGCCAATGACGTGGACTTCTCATCGATGGAAGACAGGATGAGGGGAATTCCGTAA